The following nucleotide sequence is from Nitrospira sp..
AGGGCAGCAGCTTCCCGGTAAGGAACTCGGCGCGGCTCACAGTGGAGCTGTAGATGTTGTAGATCGACCCGGTTTCTTTCTCCCGCACGACCCCGAGCGCCGTCAGCAGGGGCGAGGCGAGCATCAGCGTGAACATGACCAGCGCCGGCACCATGGACCAGGTGCTCCGGACCTCCTCGTTGTACAAATAACGCACCTCGACACTCAGCGGGCGAACCAGTGCGCCGGCCTGCTCCCGGGTGAGACCTCGGGATCGGCGCAAATGCTCGATCAGCCGATCTTCCGTGAACGACTGGTTGATGGCGATGACGTAGCCCTTGGCGATATCCGTATGGAGCGGAAAGGTCCCGTCGAGTAACGTCTGGACGGCGACCGAGTCGCCTGCGACCAATTGCTCTTGGAACCGCTCGGGGACGATGATGGCCGCCCGGATCTTGGATCCAGTCAACAGGCGATCAAGGGCACGCTCCTCGTCGGCATACCCCTGAAAGGAAAAATAGCGCGACTGTATGAACCGCTGGAGATAATCCCGGCTCAACTCACTGTGATCCCGATCCACGACCGCGAACGGAATGTCCTCGACATCCAGATTCAACCCATACCCGAACACCACGAGCCAGAGCGCCGGCAAGAGAAAGGCCAACAGCAGGAACAGCCGATCTCTAGTGGTCTCCTTCCATTCCTTGAGCGCCACGGCGCCGATTCGTTGCAGGTTCAGGCTTACCCCTCCTTCTGCGCCGCCCGTTCCAACGCCATGACCCGTGACACAAACACATCCTCCAGACTGAGCATGCGGGGCCGCACCGCCTCGACGGAGAGGCCGGCGCGGGCCAGGATCTCCCGAAGCCGCGCCTCGTCGCGGGACGGATCACGCGAGAGCACATGGATCTTCGTACCGAAGAGCGCGGCACCGGCGAACCCCGCCGCCGCCATGTGCGCCAGTGCAACCCCCGGCTTGTCGGCGACCACCTCCAGGAGTTGCCCGACTTCCCGCTCCACCTGTTTTTTGAGGTCCGCCGGTGTCCCCTCGGCCACGATGCGCCCGGCATACATGAGGGCGAGCCGATCACAATGCTCCGCTTCGCTGAGGTAGTGCGTGGTAATGAGGATCGCGACGCCCTCCTCGCGGGCCAGCCGCGCCAGCGACTCCCAGAACCGCCGGCGGCCGATGGGGTCCACGCCGGACGTCGGTTCATCGAGAAACAAGACGCGTGGGCTGTGGACGAGCGCGCAACCCAACGCCAGACGTTGCCGCACCCCCATGGGAAGGCGCCCCGCCCGATCATCCTCGTATCCGCTCAAGCCCGCCATCTCCACGATCCACTCCATCCGTTGTTGCGCCTGTCGGCGAGCCAAGCCGTAGATCCCGGCAAACAGCCGGATGTTCTCGAGCACGGTCAGGTCCAGATAGAGAGAGAAGGCTTGAGACATGTAGCCGATGCGTTCTTTGATCGCACCGCCCGCCGTCCGCATGTCCGCGCCGGCCACGCGTCCTTCTCCGCCTGTCGGCGGTAAAATGCCGGTCAGCATCTTGATGACGGTCGTCTTGCCGGCGCCGTTCGCGCCCAACAACCCGAAAATTTCGCCCTGCTGGATCTCGAAGCTGACCCGATCCACCGCTCGGAACGAATCAAAGTCACGACTGAGTTCCTTGGCCTGGACGGCAAGTCCGTCAAACTGTGGCGTGCCCATGGAGCGAGCCGGTCGGTTCACTCCTCGCGACGCTCTCGCCTGCCCATCCTGCTCTTTCAGGAGCAGCGCCACGACGACATCTTCCAGTTCCGGTTCGTCCGTGCGGACCTGCGCAACCGGTAAGTTCCCCAGCACGTCGCGGATCCCCGCCACGGCGGCGGCCGGCTGCCGCTCCGGTGTGAACAGGTGCAGCCGGGGTCCCAAGGACTCCACCTGGGCATACCGGCGTTTCAGGCGGGCGACCGCTTCCAGTTGCGGGGACGATTCGAAGGTGACGACAAGGCCAGGGACCAGCGCTTGCACTTCTCCCGGAGTTCCCGAAGCCAGCACCCGTCCATGGGAGAGAAAGGAGAGCCGGTGAAAACGGGCCGCTTCGTCCATGTAGGCGGTCGACACGAGCGCGGTCATGCCCTTGCCCGCCTGCCATTCCGCAAGAATGGCCCAGAAGTCGCGCCGCGAGACCGGATCGACGCCGGTCGTCGGCTCGTCCAGAATGGCCAGCTCCGGCTCATGAATCAACGTACAGATCAGGCCGAGCTTTTGCTTCATCCCGCCCGAGAGCTGTTTCATCAGCCGGCCACGAAACCGATCTAAGCGCGTGATCGCCAGCAACCGGGCCTTGCGTTCACACAGCTCCGCCTCGGGAACCAGACGGAGTGCGGCAAAAAAGTCGATGTTCTCCTCGACGGAGAGTTCAGGGTAGAGATTGAGCCCCAGTCCTTGGGGAAGAAATCCGATTCGCCGCTTCACCTGTTCGGCGGCTCGCTCGGAATCCACGAAGGTCCCGAACACTTCGGCGGACCCGCCCTCGTACTGCAACACTCCGGCGATCGCCTTCATCACACTGCTCTTGCCCGCGCCATCCGGTCCGATGAGGCCGTAGATCTCACCCCTCTTGACGGTGAGGTCCAGGCCGTCGACCGCAAGGTGCTGCTTGTAACGCTTGACGAAGCCGGACAATCGGACGGCCACCTCCGGTGACGATGCAGCGGGCCTGGTCATCGGGGCTTCGACCAGGCCACGTCGTCCTTCCAGCGGATCACCGCGTCCGCCGGCAGGCCCGGCGTCAGCCGATGGTCAGGATTCCCGGTGAGATAGAGCCGAACGGCATAGATCAGTTTGACCCGTTCGTCCGGGGTCTGAACTTCTTTCGGCGTGAATTCCGCTTTCGAGGCGATGTACCGGACCGTCGCCTCGAAGGGCTCGTCGGGAAAGGCATCCGTATGGATGTGGGCCGGCAAATCCAGACGGACCTTGCCGATTTGGAGTTCCGGGACATAGACCTGCAGGTAGAGGCGGTCGAGGTCCACCAATTCGAGCAGGGGCGCGCCGGTCGCCACGACTTCTCCGACGTCGACCATGCGGGTCGTCACCGTGCCGTTCGTCGGGGCTACGATCGCCAGATCGTCGAGGATGCTACGGGCTTCCGCGAGCGCCGCATCCGCTTGGTCGCGTTGCCGTTCGAGCGCCGCCACCTCCGCTTCCTTCGATCGGATTCGCTCCCGCCCCAATTCGGCCTGGGCGAGTTCCTTGCCGGCTTGGTCGAGGGCAGCTTGCGCCACCGCAATCTCCGTGACCGCGACTTTCCAGCGCGCATCGGCCTGATCCACATGCTGCTGTGACACCGCCTGCTCCGGAAGCAAGGAATGCACCCGCTCGGCGTCCCGACGGGCTTCATATTCGACGGCTTTCGCCTTCCGAATGAGGGCGCGCGCGCTGTCGACTTTGGCGTCCGCCGCTTCGATGCTCAGAGGCACTTCGAGGTTCAGGACCGCCAGCGCGGTATGGGCCGCTTCCACCTGCGCCATCAAGCTGTCCACCAACCGCGCCGCTTGATCGACCTTCGCCGTCGCTTGGGCATCGTCCAGGCGAATCAGCAGGCTGCCTTTGACGACCTGGCTCCCTTCGCGCGCCGCCAGCTCGACGACGCGCCCGGGAAACTTGCTGGACACGGTGACATGGTCGCCTTCAATCCGTCCATTGGCTTGAACCAGCCCCTCCGGGAGGCCGTCCTGCCACACCAGCCGATCAAGGATCACATATCCGGCGATCAGCACCGATGCGAGGACGGCGGCCGCCATCGTGAAGGTACGGATGGTCATTCGTCGTGGATGGCGGACGTGAGCCCACCATCCTCCTCACGACTCAATGATCCCCGTACCGGTCCATCCATTTGCGGAGGTGCTCCACTGCTTCAGCCTTCTGTTCCGGCCGGAGAGTCGCATGCCAGTCCGCCAGCTTAGGCAACACGCGCTGCATCAGGCGGGTCTGTCCCGCTTGGTGCTGCTCGAACAGCCGGGTCAGTTTGGCCTGATCCAGCCGCTCACTTTGCACCTGAGCGATGACCTCTTCCATGGTCGCCTTGCGTTCTTGCTCCGACTCGGCGCGGGCGGCCAACACTTCATTCTTCACGGCGGCCAGCTTGGCCTTCTGCTGTTCATCCAGGTCCAGATGTTTAGCAATCTTGCCCGTCATCGAGTCGGCCCGCTCCGCCGGCGTATAGTGACGATGGCACCCGGCGCCGACCAACGCCCCGGCCAGAATCAATGCCCCGATCGCAACTCGAACCGTGTGCTGCATCTTCATGCTGCCCTCCTTGGTGATGGGTGTGAGAGCCGAGCGGCTCGTTCTCTTCACATTCAATCAGTAATCGACACGACATGGTAGGGGAGCGTCCACCCGTTATTCCCTGGGGCGGGA
It contains:
- a CDS encoding ABC transporter permease, translating into MALKEWKETTRDRLFLLLAFLLPALWLVVFGYGLNLDVEDIPFAVVDRDHSELSRDYLQRFIQSRYFSFQGYADEERALDRLLTGSKIRAAIIVPERFQEQLVAGDSVAVQTLLDGTFPLHTDIAKGYVIAINQSFTEDRLIEHLRRSRGLTREQAGALVRPLSVEVRYLYNEEVRSTWSMVPALVMFTLMLASPLLTALGVVREKETGSIYNIYSSTVSRAEFLTGKLLPYIVISLVNVCMLWLMAVGLFQVPFKGQFLLFFSASVLFVFCTTGIGLLISLLVQTQMAALIITMVVAMIPTILFSGLLVPVASLTQGAKVQAHLYPAMYYTNIVRGSFLKGVSVDVLWIDLLALAIFAAAISGITYRLFTKRPKA
- a CDS encoding ABC transporter ATP-binding protein; translation: MTRPAASSPEVAVRLSGFVKRYKQHLAVDGLDLTVKRGEIYGLIGPDGAGKSSVMKAIAGVLQYEGGSAEVFGTFVDSERAAEQVKRRIGFLPQGLGLNLYPELSVEENIDFFAALRLVPEAELCERKARLLAITRLDRFRGRLMKQLSGGMKQKLGLICTLIHEPELAILDEPTTGVDPVSRRDFWAILAEWQAGKGMTALVSTAYMDEAARFHRLSFLSHGRVLASGTPGEVQALVPGLVVTFESSPQLEAVARLKRRYAQVESLGPRLHLFTPERQPAAAVAGIRDVLGNLPVAQVRTDEPELEDVVVALLLKEQDGQARASRGVNRPARSMGTPQFDGLAVQAKELSRDFDSFRAVDRVSFEIQQGEIFGLLGANGAGKTTVIKMLTGILPPTGGEGRVAGADMRTAGGAIKERIGYMSQAFSLYLDLTVLENIRLFAGIYGLARRQAQQRMEWIVEMAGLSGYEDDRAGRLPMGVRQRLALGCALVHSPRVLFLDEPTSGVDPIGRRRFWESLARLAREEGVAILITTHYLSEAEHCDRLALMYAGRIVAEGTPADLKKQVEREVGQLLEVVADKPGVALAHMAAAGFAGAALFGTKIHVLSRDPSRDEARLREILARAGLSVEAVRPRMLSLEDVFVSRVMALERAAQKEG
- a CDS encoding efflux RND transporter periplasmic adaptor subunit, which produces MTIRTFTMAAAVLASVLIAGYVILDRLVWQDGLPEGLVQANGRIEGDHVTVSSKFPGRVVELAAREGSQVVKGSLLIRLDDAQATAKVDQAARLVDSLMAQVEAAHTALAVLNLEVPLSIEAADAKVDSARALIRKAKAVEYEARRDAERVHSLLPEQAVSQQHVDQADARWKVAVTEIAVAQAALDQAGKELAQAELGRERIRSKEAEVAALERQRDQADAALAEARSILDDLAIVAPTNGTVTTRMVDVGEVVATGAPLLELVDLDRLYLQVYVPELQIGKVRLDLPAHIHTDAFPDEPFEATVRYIASKAEFTPKEVQTPDERVKLIYAVRLYLTGNPDHRLTPGLPADAVIRWKDDVAWSKPR
- a CDS encoding Spy/CpxP family protein refolding chaperone, with amino-acid sequence MKMQHTVRVAIGALILAGALVGAGCHRHYTPAERADSMTGKIAKHLDLDEQQKAKLAAVKNEVLAARAESEQERKATMEEVIAQVQSERLDQAKLTRLFEQHQAGQTRLMQRVLPKLADWHATLRPEQKAEAVEHLRKWMDRYGDH